The Candidatus Hydrogenedentota bacterium nucleotide sequence GCGCTATACCATGGGCGAAGGTCCCGATATGCTCTTCAAAGGCAACTGGAAGACGCGCACGATCTTTCGGACGCTCATCATCAATCAGATCGTCGCCATCCCGCACAACGTGCGCATCCCGCGACGCGTTGGCAGCAAAGGACCGGTGGTGCTGCGGGATGGCGACCTCGAATCGCTCAAGAAGACGCTCGACGAGTATCTGTCGCAAGCCGAGTCCGGTAATCTCGCGTCGCGAATCCACCCGTTCTTCGGAGAATTGTCAGCCAAGTCCTGGCGCAAGTTTCACGTCGCGCACTTTACCCACCACCTGAACCAATTCGGCGCGTAGTGCGACTCAATTGCAGAATAGAGAGTCGAAGGGGAGCGGAAGGGCTTGGCGGCGAGGTAATACGCGAAGATCCCTGGATTGAAAAGACGCTCCTCCCTGAACTGGCTTCATGCCAATCTCATGGCACGTGCACTGTACAGTAGGGTAAGACAAAGCCTGCAGCCGTACTAGGAATTCCCGTGACAGGCCCTCTCCCAGAATTCCCGAGCCATTTGGAGATAGGCGCGACGCATCTCTTCGGTCGCGAACGCTCGATTTCGTACGACAGTATGCCACCCCGCATGGATTAGAAACTCGATACAGTCCTCCGAATCTTTGATTTCCTTGACGGCGGTCCATGAATGCTTCATCTCGCACTCCAATTGTCTTGTGATCAGGCAATCGGGGCGGATTTCAACTTCGCAGATAAAGGGCCCATCTGTTCCCAATAATTCCCGATAGCATTTCACAGCACGAATCCGCCGCCCTCTTGAGCTTTCCCTCACGCAGTAGCCGGCGACTAATACGAAGACGAAGATGGCCATTCCGACA carries:
- a CDS encoding DUF1569 domain-containing protein translates to MPRMMTRQYADEIIQRLSALSLDTKPKWGTSTLPQILGHLTDVVRYTMGEGPDMLFKGNWKTRTIFRTLIINQIVAIPHNVRIPRRVGSKGPVVLRDGDLESLKKTLDEYLSQAESGNLASRIHPFFGELSAKSWRKFHVAHFTHHLNQFGA